One Rossellomorea aquimaris DNA window includes the following coding sequences:
- a CDS encoding response regulator transcription factor, whose amino-acid sequence MNRVLIINDNELLGRGIKQVLEESDFKVTFIKELQNKAGILPPLSSFDIYIIDLESPDISVNDLTRGIFQTNTEAKVICLYERHIAQIYQYAELGISGLIKKTTPTEDLISTLKLVLNGQALFPLSLIKQLADSQQLDRMAKNSMAHALLSPKELEILNFVAAGKKNRQIAEQLYMSIRSVEYYLTKSFKKLGVSSRMEAYSKAMELGLIDINKTMHQNLSKRNLISD is encoded by the coding sequence GTGAATAGAGTCTTAATTATTAATGATAATGAATTGCTAGGAAGAGGGATTAAGCAGGTCTTAGAAGAATCAGATTTTAAGGTTACTTTTATTAAAGAACTTCAAAATAAGGCAGGTATACTACCCCCATTGTCCTCTTTCGATATATATATAATTGATTTAGAGTCACCTGATATTTCAGTCAATGATTTAACGAGAGGAATATTCCAGACAAATACAGAGGCCAAGGTCATTTGCTTGTATGAAAGACATATAGCTCAAATCTACCAATATGCTGAACTGGGGATTTCTGGTCTCATAAAAAAGACTACACCTACAGAAGATCTCATTTCCACGCTAAAACTAGTATTAAATGGTCAAGCTTTATTTCCACTTTCGTTGATAAAGCAGTTAGCCGATTCTCAGCAATTAGATCGTATGGCTAAGAATTCAATGGCCCACGCATTATTGTCTCCAAAAGAATTGGAGATTTTAAATTTTGTAGCTGCAGGAAAGAAGAACAGGCAAATAGCTGAGCAACTTTATATGAGTATCCGTTCTGTAGAGTACTATTTAACTAAATCTTTCAAAAAGTTAGGTGTAAGCTCGCGAATGGAAGCTTATTCAAAAGCTATGGAGTTGGGTTTAATTGACATAAACAAGACGATGCACCAGAATTTAAGTAAGAGGAATTTGATATCTGATTAA
- a CDS encoding DUF3231 family protein, protein MEISHHKTKISSSELANLWTQYVNDSLARCMFRHFLHYVQDTDIIQVLEYALELTERHLQKAGEFLTTEGYPIPKGFTDEDVTIDAPPLFSDTYIIVYLHIMAIHGLTRYAGAIGNVTREDQREYFIGVMTETLELYDRSTKVLTHKGIISKPPSLNNHQKVEFIKKQNFLTGWLGKRRPISAVEISGTYLNLQKTMVKTVLELGFSQVAESKEVRNYMERARQLCNDHFKVLSSMLIEDNLHVPRTYETEVTDSTTPPFSDKLMLFHVTALLSSAIGYYGEAMGISQRRDLAASYAKMIAEIGLLAEDGMNLLIENEWMEQPPLATDHNDLAKNK, encoded by the coding sequence ATGGAAATCAGTCACCATAAAACTAAGATAAGTTCATCAGAACTCGCAAACCTCTGGACACAGTATGTCAATGATAGCTTAGCACGTTGCATGTTTCGCCATTTCCTTCATTATGTTCAAGATACAGATATTATTCAGGTGCTTGAATATGCCCTTGAACTAACGGAAAGACACCTTCAAAAGGCTGGAGAATTTCTAACAACAGAAGGGTATCCGATCCCAAAAGGATTTACAGATGAAGATGTTACTATAGATGCACCTCCTTTATTTTCAGACACTTATATCATTGTTTATTTACATATCATGGCTATTCATGGACTCACTAGATATGCTGGTGCAATAGGCAATGTCACTCGGGAAGATCAGAGAGAATATTTTATTGGAGTTATGACGGAAACGTTGGAATTGTATGATCGGTCCACTAAAGTTCTTACACATAAAGGTATTATTAGCAAACCACCTAGTTTGAACAATCACCAAAAAGTTGAGTTTATAAAGAAACAAAATTTCTTAACAGGTTGGCTAGGAAAACGCAGACCTATAAGTGCAGTAGAAATAAGTGGTACCTATCTGAATTTGCAGAAAACAATGGTGAAGACTGTCCTTGAATTAGGCTTCAGTCAAGTAGCTGAATCCAAAGAAGTCAGGAATTACATGGAACGGGCCAGGCAGCTCTGTAACGATCACTTTAAAGTACTATCTTCTATGTTAATCGAAGATAATTTACACGTTCCCAGGACATATGAGACGGAGGTGACTGATTCAACAACTCCTCCTTTTTCAGACAAACTTATGTTGTTTCATGTAACTGCACTACTCTCTTCTGCTATTGGTTATTACGGTGAGGCAATGGGGATAAGCCAACGAAGGGATTTAGCGGCGAGTTACGCAAAAATGATTGCAGAAATAGGACTGTTAGCTGAAGACGGAATGAATCTACTGATAGAAAATGAGTGGATGGAACAGCCCCCTCTGGCAACAGATCATAATGACTTGGCAAAAAACAAATGA
- a CDS encoding S8 family serine peptidase translates to MKRNKKMLVYALGTGLLLGSGNIPAINVLAEKPTSMESVLANMSPQQLENYKQLQSVEKQGLYLDRTVNLKSDSPVKVIVQLDHHPEKVAQLKAKLEGKNLDAREAKAHVEKDQKHFKNELANMFKDKSNNGYKVGQTYKNAMNGVSLELPANRIEELMKLDVVRAVYSNVEVQIDPPVPSEAPSNGPAKDYMMESLPYLGVDKLHNEGFTGKGIKVGVLDTGIDYNHPDLDEVYKGGYDFVDNDNDPMEATYQDWQESGLPEFSNGNSYYTEHGTHVAGTVAGEGDNESEYSIKGVAPEADLYGYRVLGPYGRGSSEGVIAGIDRAVAAGMDVINLSLGAGVNDPLYPTSVAVNNAVLSGVTAVVSAGNSGSESFTLGSPGTAALALTVGASDVPIDIATFTGQYGAESVNLQLMARNYSDNLADLEDSSMQLVDVGLATSNNDFIGKPVAGNIALISRGDISFVDKIKAAAAHGAKAVMIYNNNGEEGHIPHFLGEGVDFIPTFSLTKAEGEALKESIQEGETFTFSDRQAITTEGDRLADFSSRGPSRMNYDIKPEIVAPGVGVLSTVPSYINDKENGTYDYAYARLSGTSMASPHVAGMAALLLQSNKDLEPADVKSIFMNTADPMNGDYSVYEVGAGRVDPYEAIHSDMNFQVIDETTTLMNGEEMNIDEKTGGMSFGFQYIEKSLRDQRTILIENSSEETKTFNGSVEFTNQSHDASKNGIHLSFDEKVKVKAGKKTKTNVFLTIPKTAEEGYYEGYIRYVNEENPSEEYQIPFGIRISEEGFESVRAFNFSTKENNQFGALFNYTPMDFTLKSPMEQISVVLVDGKTNKEMGLVGVMDASGINEGQRIIINSAFAGYYYPYEDNRISVNPALAPEGHYKLRLVGTNREGKTFTKETDTFIDNTAPEFSSTLPTGVYEYKDGQETVPFSMSLFDKTIEDMKKAGLEASQSNNYIVYHYGSPYPSGALFTDGEGNLSDEILMNPILSRYPVGFFAHDSAGNFAQGGPIVNSFVKEGTQYATASMDKKEIMAGDKLTMTLSSHNVKQLKEGSFSVDYDSNQLELTDVKIHPDFLEYGDSEITYDDKGKSSSTRHLDVQVNLENPEAEVNGDIPLAEVTFEAKDAKFYRMNYVTAPTFSSKYTDVNGQTTNLKGYFEGQYPELLRSYSEIRGDIKAQGFFGTDGKYDNGTDYSNAPVSIKVTDWEGNVHDGEMVRNNDFIAKLPVTDKPFQIEVTIPGHFPVKSTFNIFEQREDKVVGTWHGLPLRTQDAGDINQDSVIDIMDAIELKNSWGTDDQHSDLNFDGTVDAKDFELVEYNFLEADPGVNAAPKPMETYKGKSLEDIKNELGIE, encoded by the coding sequence ATGAAGAGAAACAAAAAAATGTTAGTGTATGCATTAGGTACAGGCCTCTTGCTCGGTTCCGGGAATATCCCGGCAATTAATGTCCTTGCGGAAAAACCAACTTCAATGGAATCCGTACTTGCCAACATGTCTCCACAGCAGCTGGAAAACTATAAGCAGCTCCAGTCAGTGGAAAAGCAAGGTCTTTATTTAGACCGAACGGTTAACCTTAAAAGTGACAGCCCGGTGAAGGTCATCGTACAGCTTGACCACCATCCTGAGAAAGTCGCTCAGTTGAAAGCCAAACTGGAAGGAAAGAACCTTGACGCTCGTGAAGCAAAGGCACATGTAGAAAAGGATCAAAAACACTTCAAAAACGAGTTGGCCAACATGTTCAAGGATAAAAGCAATAATGGTTACAAGGTAGGCCAAACTTATAAAAACGCCATGAACGGTGTTTCCTTGGAACTTCCTGCTAATCGGATTGAAGAATTAATGAAACTTGATGTGGTAAGAGCGGTCTACAGCAACGTCGAAGTTCAAATTGATCCACCGGTTCCATCCGAGGCTCCTTCTAACGGACCAGCGAAAGATTATATGATGGAAAGCCTTCCTTACTTAGGAGTCGATAAGCTGCATAATGAAGGGTTTACCGGCAAAGGAATCAAAGTGGGGGTTCTTGATACAGGTATCGACTATAACCATCCTGACTTGGATGAAGTCTATAAAGGCGGTTATGACTTCGTGGACAACGATAATGATCCGATGGAAGCAACGTATCAGGATTGGCAAGAGTCCGGTTTACCGGAATTCTCGAATGGCAATTCCTATTATACTGAACATGGGACTCATGTTGCCGGTACGGTTGCCGGTGAAGGCGATAATGAAAGTGAATACAGTATAAAAGGGGTAGCTCCTGAAGCAGATCTTTATGGCTACCGTGTCCTCGGACCTTATGGAAGAGGGTCGAGTGAAGGGGTCATTGCAGGGATTGATCGCGCTGTTGCCGCCGGAATGGATGTCATCAACCTTTCCCTTGGTGCAGGTGTAAATGATCCCTTGTATCCGACTTCTGTAGCGGTGAACAATGCTGTTCTCAGCGGGGTGACGGCTGTCGTTTCTGCTGGTAATAGCGGAAGTGAATCCTTTACGTTAGGCTCGCCTGGAACCGCTGCACTTGCCTTAACAGTAGGGGCAAGTGATGTTCCGATTGATATCGCGACATTCACTGGTCAATATGGTGCAGAAAGCGTCAATCTTCAGCTAATGGCCAGAAACTATAGTGATAATCTCGCAGATTTAGAAGATAGTAGTATGCAGCTTGTAGATGTTGGTCTTGCTACCAGTAACAATGATTTTATCGGTAAGCCTGTAGCCGGGAATATCGCATTAATCAGCCGTGGTGACATTTCTTTTGTTGATAAGATTAAAGCGGCAGCAGCGCATGGAGCTAAAGCCGTCATGATTTATAACAATAACGGTGAAGAAGGACATATCCCTCATTTCCTTGGAGAGGGAGTCGATTTTATTCCTACATTCTCCCTGACAAAGGCTGAAGGAGAAGCTTTGAAGGAAAGCATCCAGGAAGGAGAAACCTTTACCTTCAGCGATAGGCAGGCCATCACAACAGAGGGTGACCGCCTTGCCGATTTCAGTTCAAGGGGACCTTCCAGAATGAATTATGATATCAAGCCTGAAATTGTTGCCCCTGGTGTGGGTGTGCTATCAACGGTTCCTTCCTATATCAACGATAAAGAAAACGGAACGTATGATTACGCCTATGCGAGGTTATCGGGAACCTCAATGGCATCCCCGCATGTAGCTGGTATGGCGGCGCTATTATTACAATCCAATAAAGACTTGGAACCAGCTGATGTGAAATCCATATTCATGAACACCGCGGATCCTATGAACGGCGATTACAGTGTCTATGAAGTTGGCGCCGGCAGGGTGGATCCTTATGAAGCCATTCATTCAGATATGAACTTTCAGGTCATTGATGAGACAACCACCCTCATGAATGGAGAAGAAATGAACATTGATGAGAAGACCGGGGGTATGAGCTTCGGATTTCAATATATTGAAAAATCACTAAGAGATCAGCGTACGATTTTGATTGAGAATTCCAGTGAAGAAACGAAAACATTTAATGGTAGTGTGGAGTTTACCAATCAGTCCCATGACGCTTCCAAAAACGGAATCCATCTATCTTTTGATGAAAAGGTTAAGGTGAAGGCCGGGAAGAAAACAAAAACGAACGTATTCTTAACTATCCCTAAAACAGCTGAAGAGGGTTACTATGAAGGGTATATCCGTTATGTGAATGAAGAAAATCCATCTGAAGAATATCAAATCCCATTTGGTATCCGAATTTCCGAAGAAGGATTTGAATCAGTCAGAGCTTTCAACTTCTCGACTAAAGAGAATAATCAATTCGGAGCCTTATTCAATTATACCCCAATGGATTTCACTTTGAAGTCACCTATGGAACAGATAAGCGTCGTGTTGGTCGATGGGAAGACGAATAAAGAAATGGGACTGGTCGGAGTCATGGATGCTTCAGGAATCAATGAGGGACAGAGGATCATCATTAACTCTGCTTTTGCAGGTTACTATTACCCATATGAAGATAACCGTATTTCAGTCAACCCTGCATTGGCACCGGAAGGCCACTACAAGCTAAGATTGGTGGGGACGAACAGAGAAGGTAAAACGTTCACGAAAGAAACGGATACATTCATTGATAATACAGCCCCGGAGTTTTCAAGTACATTGCCGACCGGCGTGTATGAGTATAAGGATGGACAAGAGACAGTTCCATTCTCCATGTCCCTTTTTGATAAGACCATTGAAGATATGAAGAAAGCGGGACTGGAAGCATCCCAATCCAATAATTACATTGTCTATCATTATGGATCACCATATCCATCGGGGGCATTATTTACGGATGGTGAAGGGAACCTTTCTGATGAAATCCTGATGAACCCGATTCTCAGCAGGTATCCTGTTGGGTTCTTCGCACACGATTCGGCCGGAAACTTCGCGCAGGGTGGACCAATTGTGAATAGCTTTGTAAAAGAAGGTACACAATATGCCACTGCTTCCATGGATAAAAAAGAAATCATGGCTGGCGATAAGCTGACGATGACACTCTCGTCTCATAATGTTAAACAACTTAAAGAAGGATCTTTCTCAGTAGATTATGATAGCAATCAACTTGAGTTGACGGACGTGAAGATCCATCCGGATTTCCTTGAGTATGGTGATTCTGAGATTACGTATGACGACAAGGGAAAAAGCAGTTCTACAAGACACCTTGATGTTCAAGTGAATTTGGAGAATCCGGAAGCTGAAGTGAATGGGGACATTCCATTGGCAGAAGTTACGTTTGAAGCGAAGGATGCCAAATTTTATAGAATGAACTACGTAACTGCGCCGACCTTCTCAAGCAAGTATACAGACGTTAACGGTCAAACGACTAATTTAAAGGGATATTTTGAAGGACAATATCCGGAACTGCTGCGCAGCTATTCAGAGATAAGAGGGGACATTAAAGCCCAAGGATTCTTTGGTACCGACGGAAAATATGACAATGGTACAGACTATTCAAATGCTCCAGTTTCCATAAAGGTGACCGATTGGGAAGGCAACGTACATGACGGAGAAATGGTCCGTAACAATGACTTCATAGCGAAGCTCCCAGTGACCGATAAGCCTTTCCAGATTGAAGTGACTATTCCTGGCCACTTCCCTGTAAAATCCACTTTCAATATCTTTGAACAACGTGAAGATAAGGTTGTCGGCACATGGCATGGCTTGCCTCTGCGCACGCAGGATGCCGGGGACATCAACCAGGACAGTGTGATTGATATCATGGATGCGATCGAGTTGAAAAACAGCTGGGGAACAGATGACCAACATTCGGACCTGAATTTCGACGGAACGGTTGATGCAAAGGACTTCGAATTAGTCGAATACAATTTCCTTGAAGCAGACCCTGGTGTGAATGCTGCACCGAAACCAATGGAGACATATAAAGGTAAGTCCTTGGAAGATATTAAAAATGAATTAGGTATTGAATAA
- a CDS encoding collagen-like protein, whose product MYKKKRIQCDPNRILPPEGCDFYPPPPGPPGPPGPPGPPGPPGPQGPAGPQGLPGPQGPAGPQGPEGPQGPAGTPVLTGVGSPTCDIGNDGDLYIDISTGNVFYKQQQPVPPTTRTIPPPTGNTLLVGSTRPFTTIQAALTAAGNGDRLLLDAETFTINSTINVNKSVTIEGQGKGATIVDTTNNTVTTMFNVTVSNVVFQNMSIIQDFVSIASIESVIRVNNLSATGIYVDNCEISVCEFGISLIASEFQITNCDFNYAPGAALNNSYRYISISSTSGQSIIDTNTFVSDSGAVRCSFIIITNVAASSGTLKGDLVIRNNTQLTSPFTLRHLLLMEEFTGENFGLYIIDNTTISEGNVPVLLFGPNLNIFKFLAFYGNTVQNTAGKGLAGIDNNYLGSTDVFSTGNTIVNEFFTAGWASATDPASFIVGYNSAVIPVPPNLPLNPCYWLLLSEFI is encoded by the coding sequence ATGTATAAAAAAAAACGAATCCAGTGTGATCCGAATCGTATACTTCCTCCTGAGGGGTGTGACTTTTACCCACCTCCACCAGGACCACCAGGACCACCGGGGCCACCAGGGCCACCGGGACCACCGGGACCACAAGGACCAGCTGGGCCGCAAGGACTACCAGGACCACAAGGACCAGCTGGGCCACAAGGACCTGAGGGACCCCAAGGACCGGCCGGGACTCCCGTTTTAACAGGGGTGGGCTCACCAACCTGCGATATTGGTAATGATGGAGATCTATATATTGATATATCCACAGGGAATGTTTTTTATAAGCAACAACAACCTGTTCCTCCCACAACAAGGACCATACCTCCTCCAACAGGGAATACCCTGCTTGTCGGGTCCACCCGACCATTTACCACGATCCAAGCTGCTTTAACTGCGGCAGGAAATGGGGATCGATTATTACTAGACGCTGAAACCTTTACGATAAATTCCACGATAAATGTAAACAAGTCGGTAACGATAGAGGGGCAAGGAAAAGGCGCAACGATCGTGGATACCACGAATAATACTGTAACTACCATGTTTAATGTCACCGTATCGAATGTGGTCTTCCAAAACATGTCCATCATTCAAGATTTCGTATCAATAGCATCCATTGAGTCCGTCATAAGAGTGAATAATTTGTCAGCTACCGGAATTTATGTCGATAATTGTGAAATCTCCGTATGCGAGTTCGGTATTTCACTGATTGCCTCTGAATTCCAGATCACCAATTGTGACTTTAATTATGCACCGGGTGCTGCGCTTAACAATAGTTATCGGTATATCAGTATTTCTTCTACTTCAGGTCAGAGTATTATCGACACCAATACGTTTGTCTCAGATTCAGGGGCTGTCAGGTGCAGCTTCATCATTATCACGAATGTAGCAGCCAGTTCAGGTACACTAAAGGGGGATTTGGTCATAAGGAATAATACACAATTGACTTCTCCCTTTACGCTCCGTCACCTTCTTCTCATGGAAGAATTTACAGGTGAAAATTTTGGATTGTATATCATCGATAATACGACCATTAGTGAAGGAAATGTTCCTGTCTTACTGTTTGGGCCCAACCTGAATATTTTTAAATTTTTAGCTTTTTATGGAAATACCGTTCAAAATACTGCAGGGAAAGGACTCGCTGGAATCGATAACAACTATTTGGGCAGCACAGATGTTTTCAGTACGGGTAATACAATTGTAAATGAATTTTTCACTGCGGGATGGGCATCTGCGACTGATCCGGCAAGCTTTATCGTCGGATATAATTCAGCCGTTATTCCTGTACCGCCTAATCTGCCGCTAAATCCTTGTTATTGGTTATTGTTGAGTGAATTTATTTAG
- a CDS encoding VTT domain-containing protein, translated as MWTKGKQGFLHNPRWAKPEFYMECKMIINNNFKYYVEQLLLTLIPIIIFNIGLPHLLPILKVVGSTVFLLILVIAMAALATGKRRFIQVIRLISIVNFLVVLAMFLTFYISSFLVLTDAIGFENFLRQNISTAKYIYFAICFAQPIILPLPEMVTVVAASAVLGSFTAFILGFFGTILGIITMFFVSRIGGVKIVKRLVNEKHLEQYHQYVQKNELLILALLFIIPILPDEIICVGAGVSGVSVKRFLSVAIFSKIVTSFSLAYSIELASALSLTASQLMVFVSAAALLLFGIGMLIKKVLNKNG; from the coding sequence ATGTGGACAAAAGGGAAACAAGGTTTCCTTCACAATCCAAGATGGGCTAAACCTGAATTTTATATGGAGTGTAAAATGATAATTAATAACAATTTCAAGTATTATGTAGAACAACTTTTATTGACGTTAATACCGATTATAATCTTTAACATAGGATTACCACATCTTTTACCTATTTTAAAAGTAGTTGGTTCCACTGTGTTCTTACTTATTTTAGTCATAGCAATGGCAGCTCTTGCTACTGGAAAAAGAAGATTCATCCAAGTTATTAGGTTAATATCAATAGTCAACTTCTTAGTTGTATTAGCAATGTTTCTTACCTTCTATATCAGCAGTTTCCTTGTACTGACTGACGCAATCGGCTTTGAAAATTTCCTGAGACAGAACATTTCAACTGCTAAATATATATATTTTGCTATATGTTTTGCACAACCAATAATTTTACCCTTACCAGAAATGGTAACAGTGGTTGCGGCTAGCGCAGTATTAGGTTCATTCACGGCTTTTATTCTCGGCTTTTTTGGAACAATACTAGGGATTATTACAATGTTCTTCGTTTCGAGAATTGGTGGAGTGAAGATAGTGAAAAGACTTGTCAACGAGAAACATTTAGAGCAGTACCATCAATATGTTCAAAAGAACGAATTACTAATTCTTGCGTTACTTTTTATTATTCCAATTTTACCTGATGAGATTATTTGTGTGGGTGCAGGTGTTAGTGGCGTTAGTGTTAAGAGGTTTTTAAGCGTTGCTATTTTTTCCAAAATAGTTACATCCTTCTCGCTAGCATATTCGATTGAATTGGCTTCTGCTCTTTCCTTAACTGCATCTCAATTAATGGTTTTTGTTTCGGCTGCTGCTTTACTTTTATTTGGTATTGGGATGTTGATCAAAAAAGTGTTGAATAAAAATGGTTAA